Proteins found in one Apostichopus japonicus isolate 1M-3 chromosome 16, ASM3797524v1, whole genome shotgun sequence genomic segment:
- the LOC139983819 gene encoding 4-galactosyl-N-acetylglucosaminide 3-alpha-L-fucosyltransferase 9-like, with the protein MKTTLLFIDKLHFNKKRTILVILLCTTALTVWKYDLINDTTHPLVLFVRRQANNVQYYAGKSSIYFNVKVEYDFVAFKKKPGWHFVVFPCHYICRQYSADVTVRFTTNASGIIGADAVFFTTGPMELEEWEALHRYRSPGQVWIFTTQEPAAIIPDFLPPKVYRYNTYNWSFTFHSTSDIHGAYGWYTPHDKPRSNTRGMNWYQIKPKFACWISSRHCEGLVWDRTKFVKDLNKFIPIDMYGVCGNATISRNRDIAKGVLKKYKFHVSLENSCCSEYLSEKVWNALQTWESVPIVLGGTKEEYDKYMPPHSYIHADDYKSMEELANYILVVGRNESLYNSYFDWRNIGTVQQQSLNDRFPVFQQGACKVVEKFEQHKRSPIRKSFDPYGPHWFGSCYRCGEHSWIQDYNFWGKRLLYSKSWEDNRTLYWM; encoded by the coding sequence ATGAAGACGACATTACTTTTCATAGATAAATTGCACTTCAACAAAAAAAGAACCATTTTAGTAATTCTTTTGTGCACCACTGCATTAACCGTCTGGAAATACGATTTAATAAATGACACAACCCACCCTCTTGTTCTCTTTGTCAGACGACAGGCAAATAATGTTCAATATTATGCAGGAAAGTCCAGTATTTATTTTAACGTCAAGGTGGAATACGATTTTGTTGCTTTTAAGAAGAAACCAGGGTGGCATTTTGTTGTGTTCCCATGCCATTATATCTGTAGACAATATTCGGCTGATGTGACCGTTCGTTTCACTACGAACGCGTCTGGAATAATCGGGGCCGACGCGGTGTTTTTTACTACTGGACCAATGGAACTTGAAGAATGGGAAGCCTTACACCGCTATCGTAGTCCTGGACAAGTATGGATATTTACAACACAGGAGCCTGCTGCTATTATACCAGACTTTTTGCCGCCAAAAGTCTACAGATACAATACTTATAATTGGTCTTTCACTTTCCATTCAACGTCTGATATACATGGTGCTTATGGTTGGTACACCCCGCACGATAAGCCACGTTCAAACACCAGAGGTATGAATTGGTATCAAATAAAGCCAAAATTTGCCTGTTGGATTTCGTCGCGACACTGTGAAGGATTAGTATGGGATAGGACCAAATTTGTAAAGGACCTTAACAAATTTATTCCTATTGACATGTATGGGGTATGTGGGAATGCCACGATCTCGAGAAATAGAGACATCGCCAAAGGTGTGttgaagaaatataaatttcatgtgAGTTTAGAAAATAGTTGTTGTAGCGAATATCTGTCTGAGAAGGTTTGGAATGCCCTACAGACATGGGAGTCTGTCCCTATAGTACTAGGTGGAACTAAGgaagaatatgataaatatatgcCACCTCATTCTTATATACACGCGGACGATTACAAATCCATGGAGGAATTAGCAAATTATATCCTGGTGGTAGGTCGAAACGAGAGTTTGTATAACTCGTACTTCGATTGGCGCAACATCGGAACAGTACAACAACAATCATTAAATGACAGATTTCCAGTTTTCCAACAAGGTGCATGCAAGGTGGTGGAAAAATTTGAGCAGCATAAACGTTCTCCGATCAGGAAGTCTTTTGATCCTTATGGACCACATTGGTTCGGCAGCTGTTATCGATGTGGAGAACATTCCTGGATCCAAGACTACAACTTTTGGGGAAAACGATTACTTTACAGCAAAAGTTGGGAGGACAACAGAACACTCTATTGGATGTAG
- the LOC139983813 gene encoding uncharacterized protein, producing MTSSSTTSPFRLTLLKVSDVLTEKNVQDLAFLCEDISPARRELITNARELFAALQGHDLLNERKVNVLIDWLDELRLLEASNLLKNYRKTHLTGHVKAQENCFIHEDLPLKYFCVSCDSKICPDCAFTAHRDAGCDVISLDKMSNEMSQRREKLMKELEMLKRGIASTEQLWEEKKEHLARCREISRNEVQKDYFTLIGKVESMKRLQTKLLDGKELADIKKIFEEKKESQILENELAIITKCHKISHENALDEIQKISKSTKKTAEIKVKLEKQKEMLKNRSVDLLYRKVPNDGVFCSITVSTLIGSSILLSNQLLHTFDERQTSGGVLLICTDPKDSSKEYWRRLQKIDNQDDPVVMSNINMVNDDGKHTLFAVGNTVFIEHHHYNGSLYDYVKSVSSLVINEVPEGSWITSIATHYPNDDPNDEFIISTSCDHSIREYNVSGSAIRVIDTRDFVRSKAIYRIAYCGNLFAIIGRSLDDVILIDVDGTVKQCGTLRLPSAMSGMLPINIIWTGSKWLVLYISEGVEKEWKVVHYKKTGEFVKVCDEGTSSNELDVPLCVTRFQSTGYVTLANTKVRSFQY from the exons atgacgtcatcaagtaCTACGTCACCGTTCAGACTCACTCTTCTGAAAGTATCCGATGTCTTGACAGAGAAAAATGTCCAGGATTTGGCTTTCCTATGTGAAGATATAAGTCCTGCCAGGAGAGAGCTGATAACCAACGCTAGAGAATTATTCGCTGCTTTACAAGGTCATGACCTGCTCAACGAACGAAAGGTTAACGTACTTATCGATTGGTTAGACGAGCTTCGGCTTTTGGAGGCTTCAAATCTGTTGAAGAATTACAGAAAGACGCACCTAACAG GTCACGTCAAGGCACAGGAGAATTGTTTCATCCATGAAGACCTACCATTGAAGTATTTTTGTGTGTCATGTGACTCAAAAATCTGTCCAGATTGTGCCTTTACCGCACATCGAGATGCCGGTTGTGACGTCATTAGCCTCGACAAAATGTCAAATGAAATGAGTCAGCGCCGTGAAAAGCTAAtgaaagaattagaaatgtTGAAAAGAGGGATCGCCTCGACAGAGCAGCTTTGGGAAGAAAAGAAGGAGCACTTGGCTCGTTGTCGTGAAATATCTCGTAATGAAGTTCAAAAGGACTATTTTACACTGATTGGAAAAGTTGAAAGTATGAAGCgattacaaacaaaattattagATGGGAAGGAATTAGCTGACATAAAGAAGATCtttgaagagaaaaaggaaTCTCAGATTTTAGAAAACGAACTTGCAATAATAACTAAATGTCACAAAATTTCACACGAGAATGCTCTTGATGAAATCCAAAAGATAAGCAAGAGCACGAAGAAGACGGCTGAGATTAAAGTTAAATTAGAGAAACAGAAGGAGATGCTGAAAAATAGGTCTGTTGATCTCTTGTACAGGAAGGTACCCAATGATGGAGTATTCTGTAGCATTACAGTCAGTACGCTGATAGGAAGTTCAATCTTGCTTAGTAATCAGTTATTACATACATTTGATGAACGACAAACGAGTGGGGGCGTTCTTCTTATTTGTACTGATCCTAAAGATTCCAGTAAGGAATATTGGAGACGTCTGCAGAAGATTGATAATCAAGATGATCCTGTAGTTATGTCGAATATAAACATGGTTAATGATGACGGTAAACACACATTATTTGCTGTAGGTAATACTGTCTTCATTGAACATCATCACTACAATGGTTCTCTGTATGATTATGTAAAATCAGTCTCATCCTTGGTGATTAATGAGGTACCTGAAGGTTCATGGATTACCAGTATTGCTACACATTATCCAAACGATGATCCTAACGATGAGTTTATCATCTCTACCAGCTGTGACCACTCTATTCGAGAGTACAATGTCTCCGGATCTGCTATAAGAGTAATAGATACACGAGATTTTGTACGCTCTAAGGCTATATATAGAATTGCTTACTGTGGTAATTTATTTGCTATCATTGGTCGAagtcttgatgacgtcatactgaTAGATGTTGATGGTACAGTCAAGCAGTGTGGCACTTTAAGGCTTCCGTCAGCTATGTCTGGTATGTTGCCGATCAATATCATCTGGACTGGTTCTAAGTGGCTGGTATTGTACATCAGTGAGGGAGTAGAGAAAGAGTGGAAGGTTGTACACTATAAGAAGACTGGAGAGTTTGTGAAAGTGTGTGATGAAGGAACATCATCTAATGAGTTGGATGTTCCTCTTTGTGTCACTCGATTTCAGAGCACTGGATATGTTACTCTTGCTAATACTAAAGTACGTTCATTTCAGTACTGA
- the LOC139983818 gene encoding uncharacterized protein isoform X2 yields MSGRLTYRLEHIKGHVKAQENCFIHEDLPLKYFCVSCDSKICPECVLSPHNRDAGCDVISLDKMSNEICQRREKLMNELETLKTGIASTEQLREEKKEHLARCCEKSRNEVQKDYLTMIRKVENMKRLQIEVLDAKELAYIKHISEEKKESQILENELAMITECHKISLENALDEIQKINKSTKKTAEIKVKLEKQKEMLKTVDLLYRKIPNDGAFCSITVSTLIGSVMLCSDQVLHILDARQMSGGAVLICVDPKDSSKEYWRRLQKIDNHDDPVVMSNVDMYYDGKSHSLFAVGNTAFIAHPHDNGSLYDFVESVSSLVIDEVPEGSWITSIAAHNPNDPNDEFIISTSCDHSIREYNISGSAIREIDTRDFVRSNAIYRVDYCRNLFAIIGRSLDDVILIDADGTVKQCGTLRLPSAMSGMLPIDIIWTGGDWLVVYIGEGVEKKWKVINYKKTGEFVKVCDEGTSSNEMDVPLSVARCQHTGYVTFANATVRTFQF; encoded by the exons ATGAGTGGTCGTTTAACTTATCGACTGGAACACATTAAAG gTCACGTCAAGGCACAAGAGAATTGTTTCATCCATGAAGACCTACCATTGAAGTATTTTTGTGTGTCATGTGACTCAAAAATCTGTCCAGAATGTGTCCTTTCCCCACATAATCGAGATGCCGGTTGTGACGTCATTAGTCTCGACAAAATGTCCAATGAAATATGTCAGCGCCGTGAAAAGCTTATGAACGAACTAGAAACGTTGAAAACAGGGATCGCCTCGACAGAGCAGCTTCGGGAAGAAAAGAAGGAGCACTTGGCGCGTTGTTGTGAAAAATCTCGTAATGAAGTTCAAAAGGATTATTTGACTATGATtagaaaagttgaaaatatgaaGCGATTACAAATAGAAGTATTAGATGCGAAGGAACTAGCTTACATAAAGCATATCTCTGAAGAGAAAAAGGAATCTCAAATTTTAGAAAACGAACTCGCAATGATTACTGAATGTCACAAAATTTCACTCGAGAACGCTCTTGATGAAATCCAAAAGATAAACAAGAGCACGAAGAAGACGGCGgaaattaaagttaaattaGAGAAACAGAAGGAGATGCTGAAAACTGTTGATCTCTTGTACAGGAAGATACCCAATGATGGAGCATTCTGTAGCATTACAGTCAGTACGCTGATAGGAAGTGTAATGTTATGTAGTGATCAAGTATTACATATATTAGATGCAAGACAAATGAGTGGGGGCGCTGTTCTTATTTGTGTTGATCCTAAAGATTCCAGTAAGGAATACTGGAGACGTCTGCAGAAGATTGATAATCACGATGATCCTGTTGTTATGTCGAATGTAGATATGTATTATGATGGCAAATCACACTCATTATTTGCTGTAGGTAATACTGCCTTCATTGCACATCCTCACGACAATGGTTCTCTGTATGATTTTGTAGAATCAGTCTCATCCTTGGTGATTGATGAGGTACCTGAAGGTTCCTGGATTACCAGTATTGCTGCACACAATCCAAATGATCCTAACGATGAGTTTATCATCTCTACCAGCTGTGACCATTCTATTCGAGAGTACAATATTTCCGGATCTGCTATAAGAGAAATAGATACACGAGACTTTGTACGCTCTAATGCTATATACAGAGTTGATTACTGTCGTAATTTATTTGCTATCATTGGTCGAagtcttgatgacgtcatactgaTAGATGCTGATGGTACAGTCAAGCAGTGTGGCACTTTAAGGCTTCCGTCAGCTATGTCTGGTATGTTACCTATCGATATCATCTGGACTGGTGGTGATTGGCTGGTAGTGTACATCGGTGAGGGAGTAGAGAAAAAGTGGAAGGTTATAAACTATAAGAAGACTGGAGAGTTTGTCAAAGTGTGTGATGAAGGAACATCATCTAATGAGATGGATGTTCCTCTTAGTGTCGCTCGATGTCAGCATACTGGATATGTTACTTTTGCTAATGCAACAGTACGTACATTTCAGTTCTGA
- the LOC139983818 gene encoding uncharacterized protein isoform X1: MTSLSSTSPFRLTLLKVSDVLTEKNVQDLAFLCEDISPARRERITNARELFADLQGHGLLNEQKVNVLIDWLDELRLVEASNLLKNYRETHLTGHVKAQENCFIHEDLPLKYFCVSCDSKICPECVLSPHNRDAGCDVISLDKMSNEICQRREKLMNELETLKTGIASTEQLREEKKEHLARCCEKSRNEVQKDYLTMIRKVENMKRLQIEVLDAKELAYIKHISEEKKESQILENELAMITECHKISLENALDEIQKINKSTKKTAEIKVKLEKQKEMLKTVDLLYRKIPNDGAFCSITVSTLIGSVMLCSDQVLHILDARQMSGGAVLICVDPKDSSKEYWRRLQKIDNHDDPVVMSNVDMYYDGKSHSLFAVGNTAFIAHPHDNGSLYDFVESVSSLVIDEVPEGSWITSIAAHNPNDPNDEFIISTSCDHSIREYNISGSAIREIDTRDFVRSNAIYRVDYCRNLFAIIGRSLDDVILIDADGTVKQCGTLRLPSAMSGMLPIDIIWTGGDWLVVYIGEGVEKKWKVINYKKTGEFVKVCDEGTSSNEMDVPLSVARCQHTGYVTFANATVRTFQF, encoded by the exons ATGACGTCATTAAGTTCTACGTCGCCGTTCAGGCTCACTCTTCTGAAAGTATCCGATGTCTTGACGGAGAAAAATGTTCAGGATTTGGCTTTCCTATGTGAAGATATAAGTCCTGCAAGGAGAGAGAGAATCACCAACGCTAGAGAATTATTCGCTGATTTGCAGGGTCATGGCCTACTCAACGAACAAAAGGTTAACGTACTTATCGATTGGTTGGACGAGCTTCGGCTCGTGGAGGCTTCAAATCTGTTGAAGAATTACAGAGAGACGCACCTAACAG gTCACGTCAAGGCACAAGAGAATTGTTTCATCCATGAAGACCTACCATTGAAGTATTTTTGTGTGTCATGTGACTCAAAAATCTGTCCAGAATGTGTCCTTTCCCCACATAATCGAGATGCCGGTTGTGACGTCATTAGTCTCGACAAAATGTCCAATGAAATATGTCAGCGCCGTGAAAAGCTTATGAACGAACTAGAAACGTTGAAAACAGGGATCGCCTCGACAGAGCAGCTTCGGGAAGAAAAGAAGGAGCACTTGGCGCGTTGTTGTGAAAAATCTCGTAATGAAGTTCAAAAGGATTATTTGACTATGATtagaaaagttgaaaatatgaaGCGATTACAAATAGAAGTATTAGATGCGAAGGAACTAGCTTACATAAAGCATATCTCTGAAGAGAAAAAGGAATCTCAAATTTTAGAAAACGAACTCGCAATGATTACTGAATGTCACAAAATTTCACTCGAGAACGCTCTTGATGAAATCCAAAAGATAAACAAGAGCACGAAGAAGACGGCGgaaattaaagttaaattaGAGAAACAGAAGGAGATGCTGAAAACTGTTGATCTCTTGTACAGGAAGATACCCAATGATGGAGCATTCTGTAGCATTACAGTCAGTACGCTGATAGGAAGTGTAATGTTATGTAGTGATCAAGTATTACATATATTAGATGCAAGACAAATGAGTGGGGGCGCTGTTCTTATTTGTGTTGATCCTAAAGATTCCAGTAAGGAATACTGGAGACGTCTGCAGAAGATTGATAATCACGATGATCCTGTTGTTATGTCGAATGTAGATATGTATTATGATGGCAAATCACACTCATTATTTGCTGTAGGTAATACTGCCTTCATTGCACATCCTCACGACAATGGTTCTCTGTATGATTTTGTAGAATCAGTCTCATCCTTGGTGATTGATGAGGTACCTGAAGGTTCCTGGATTACCAGTATTGCTGCACACAATCCAAATGATCCTAACGATGAGTTTATCATCTCTACCAGCTGTGACCATTCTATTCGAGAGTACAATATTTCCGGATCTGCTATAAGAGAAATAGATACACGAGACTTTGTACGCTCTAATGCTATATACAGAGTTGATTACTGTCGTAATTTATTTGCTATCATTGGTCGAagtcttgatgacgtcatactgaTAGATGCTGATGGTACAGTCAAGCAGTGTGGCACTTTAAGGCTTCCGTCAGCTATGTCTGGTATGTTACCTATCGATATCATCTGGACTGGTGGTGATTGGCTGGTAGTGTACATCGGTGAGGGAGTAGAGAAAAAGTGGAAGGTTATAAACTATAAGAAGACTGGAGAGTTTGTCAAAGTGTGTGATGAAGGAACATCATCTAATGAGATGGATGTTCCTCTTAGTGTCGCTCGATGTCAGCATACTGGATATGTTACTTTTGCTAATGCAACAGTACGTACATTTCAGTTCTGA